GTCGATCTCGTCGAAGCCCTTGGCGACGCCGCCCGACTTCTCGGCGAGCACCTTCGTGATCGCCGCCGTCAGCGTCGTCTTGCCGTGGTCGACGTGGCCGAT
This Rubrivirga sp. SAORIC476 DNA region includes the following protein-coding sequences:
- a CDS encoding GTP-binding protein, which translates into the protein MAKEQFQRNKPHVNVGTIGHVDHGKTTLTAAITKVLAEKSGGVAKGFDEID